In Vagococcus hydrophili, one DNA window encodes the following:
- a CDS encoding proline--tRNA ligase, with amino-acid sequence MKQSKFFMPTLREVPSDAEVISHKMLLRGGYIRQVSSGYYSYLPLAYRVIKKLENIMREEFDAIDANEMLLPAVIPADLWKESGRYSTYGDALLKVKDSNSKDFILGPTHEETFTDLVRNDISSYKKLPMYLYQIQPKYRDEKRPRFGLLRGREFIMKDAYSFHATTESLDEGFKDFEVAYTNIFNRCGLDFRIIIGDGGAMGSSDSKEFMAISEIGEDTVVYSDSSDYSANLEMATALYTGKKSHESLLDPEKIATPNVKTIQELCDFIKVDATKTIKSLFFMADEEPVMVLVRGDHELNDVKLKNFLGADFVEPATEEDAVKFLGANFGSLGPIGLSEEVKLIADLYVQDMTNAGVGANENDAHIINVTPGRDFEPAAYTDLILAKEGEPSPDGQGTLKFAKGIELGHIFKLGTFYSDKMEANVLDENGREIPVQMGSYGIGVSRLLAAIAEQNADENGINWPKGTAPFDVHIIPINPKDETQWNLALDIEKEMESRGIDCLVDDRKERPGVKFKDADLVGAPFRITVGKKAEEGIIEVKIKRTDEMLEIRREELHETLSILNK; translated from the coding sequence ATGAAACAATCGAAATTCTTTATGCCAACATTACGTGAGGTACCAAGTGATGCTGAGGTTATTAGTCATAAAATGTTATTACGCGGAGGGTACATTCGTCAAGTATCAAGTGGTTACTATAGCTACTTGCCACTTGCTTATCGCGTTATCAAAAAATTAGAAAACATCATGCGTGAAGAATTTGATGCTATTGATGCGAATGAAATGTTACTTCCAGCTGTCATTCCAGCGGATCTTTGGAAAGAATCTGGACGTTATAGTACGTATGGAGATGCACTATTAAAAGTAAAAGACTCAAATAGTAAAGATTTTATCTTAGGTCCGACACATGAAGAAACATTTACTGATTTAGTTAGAAATGATATTAGTTCATACAAAAAATTACCAATGTACTTATATCAAATTCAACCAAAATACCGTGATGAAAAACGTCCTCGTTTTGGCTTATTAAGAGGTCGCGAGTTTATTATGAAAGACGCGTATTCTTTCCACGCAACAACTGAAAGTTTGGATGAAGGCTTTAAAGATTTCGAAGTAGCTTACACTAATATTTTTAATAGATGTGGTTTAGATTTCCGTATTATCATCGGTGACGGTGGTGCCATGGGAAGTAGTGATTCTAAAGAATTTATGGCGATTTCAGAGATTGGTGAGGACACGGTTGTTTATTCAGATAGTAGTGATTATTCTGCTAACTTAGAAATGGCAACAGCTCTTTATACAGGTAAAAAATCTCATGAAAGCTTACTTGATCCTGAAAAAATTGCGACACCAAATGTTAAAACAATTCAAGAATTGTGTGATTTCATTAAAGTGGATGCAACTAAAACAATTAAATCATTATTCTTTATGGCTGATGAAGAACCTGTTATGGTTTTAGTTCGTGGAGACCATGAATTAAACGATGTGAAACTTAAAAACTTCTTAGGAGCAGACTTTGTAGAACCTGCAACAGAAGAAGATGCGGTTAAATTCTTAGGAGCTAACTTTGGTTCACTTGGACCAATCGGTTTATCAGAAGAGGTTAAATTAATTGCTGATTTATATGTTCAAGATATGACAAATGCTGGTGTTGGAGCGAATGAAAATGATGCTCATATTATTAACGTGACACCTGGTCGTGATTTTGAACCAGCAGCTTATACGGATCTTATTTTAGCTAAAGAAGGTGAACCTTCACCAGATGGACAAGGAACACTGAAATTTGCTAAAGGAATCGAGTTAGGTCATATCTTTAAATTAGGAACTTTCTATAGTGATAAAATGGAAGCGAATGTTTTAGATGAAAACGGACGTGAAATTCCTGTTCAAATGGGAAGTTACGGAATTGGCGTGAGTCGTTTATTAGCGGCAATCGCTGAACAAAATGCTGACGAAAATGGCATTAACTGGCCAAAAGGAACAGCACCATTTGATGTTCACATCATCCCAATCAATCCTAAAGATGAAACACAGTGGAATTTAGCTTTAGACATTGAAAAAGAAATGGAATCTCGCGGTATTGACTGTTTAGTTGATGATCGTAAAGAACGTCCAGGAGTTAAATTTAAAGATGCTGACTTAGTTGGTGCACCATTTAGAATCACAGTCGGTAAAAAAGCTGAAGAAGGTATCATCGAAGTTAAAATCAAACGTACGGATGAAATGTTAGAAATCAGACGTGAAGAATTACATGAAACATTAAGTATCTTAAATAAATAA
- the rseP gene encoding RIP metalloprotease RseP, whose amino-acid sequence MVGTIVTFIFVFGLIVIVHEFGHFIFAKRGGILVREFAIGMGPKLFHHRKNGTTYTIRMLPIGGYVRMAGEGDEDIELAPGMPLSLVLDENGQVVKINPNKKIQLPNSIPVELIDCDLVDDLYIKGYEMGDETKEKRYPVFHDATIIEEDGIETQIAPRDVQFQSASLGRRMMTNFAGPMNNFILSIALFTIVAFMAGGINVTDKTSTIGSVQKDSVADKAGIKPGDKIIEANGHKVSQFTDISEEVSPNANKEISLVVQTEKGDKKELKVTPSESTDDTRKGQGMLGVGPSSTFEELSFFGKLKFGVTETFANSLNIFKALGNLITDFSLNKLGGPVMIFKASEAVSNSGIIAVLSFTAILSVNLGIMNLVPIPGLDGGKLTLNIFEGVRGKPLSQEKEVMITMIGVGILLLLMVAVTWNDIQRFFIN is encoded by the coding sequence ATGGTAGGAACAATCGTCACATTTATATTTGTTTTTGGGTTAATTGTCATCGTTCATGAATTTGGTCATTTTATATTTGCCAAACGTGGTGGGATTTTAGTTAGAGAATTCGCCATTGGAATGGGACCAAAGTTATTTCATCATCGTAAGAATGGAACAACATATACCATCAGAATGTTACCAATTGGTGGATACGTGAGAATGGCTGGAGAGGGCGACGAAGATATCGAACTTGCTCCGGGAATGCCTTTGTCTCTTGTTCTGGATGAAAATGGACAAGTGGTTAAAATTAATCCGAATAAAAAAATTCAATTACCTAATAGTATTCCTGTAGAATTAATTGACTGTGATTTAGTTGATGATCTTTACATTAAGGGTTACGAAATGGGAGATGAAACAAAAGAGAAGAGATATCCTGTTTTTCATGATGCAACAATTATTGAAGAAGATGGTATCGAAACGCAAATTGCACCAAGAGATGTTCAGTTCCAATCAGCAAGTTTAGGTCGCCGGATGATGACCAATTTTGCAGGTCCAATGAATAACTTTATTTTATCAATTGCTTTGTTTACAATCGTTGCTTTTATGGCAGGTGGCATTAATGTCACAGATAAAACAAGTACAATTGGTTCGGTTCAAAAGGATAGTGTTGCTGACAAAGCTGGCATTAAACCGGGAGATAAAATTATTGAAGCTAATGGTCACAAAGTTAGCCAATTTACAGATATCTCAGAAGAGGTCTCACCCAATGCGAACAAAGAAATTTCTTTAGTGGTTCAAACTGAAAAAGGTGACAAAAAAGAATTAAAAGTGACACCTTCTGAAAGTACGGATGACACAAGAAAAGGTCAAGGAATGTTAGGGGTAGGTCCTTCTAGCACATTTGAAGAATTATCTTTCTTTGGTAAATTGAAGTTTGGTGTGACTGAAACTTTCGCCAACTCACTTAATATCTTTAAAGCTTTAGGTAACTTGATAACAGATTTTAGTTTAAATAAACTAGGTGGACCAGTGATGATCTTTAAAGCATCAGAAGCTGTTTCAAATAGTGGAATTATAGCTGTGCTTTCTTTTACAGCCATCCTTTCTGTGAATTTAGGTATTATGAACTTAGTACCAATTCCAGGACTTGACGGTGGAAAATTAACGTTAAATATTTTTGAAGGTGTTAGGGGTAAACCACTAAGTCAAGAAAAAGAAGTCATGATTACCATGATTGGTGTAGGTATTTTATTACTACTTATGGTCGCTGTAACATGGAACGATATACAACGATTTTTTATTAATTAA
- a CDS encoding phosphatidate cytidylyltransferase yields the protein MKQRIITAVVALAFFIPLIILGSMPLQILAAAMAGVGVYELFNMRGLEIKSLEGALAILGSVLLVLPKETWFSFLPEKVDNVALFYLIVMFILMVPVFSKNTYTFDDAAFPVLVSLYVGIGFQNFIAAREAGIQVLMFALFVVWATDIGAYFCGMKFGKNKLAPNISPNKTIEGSIGGILCAVVVAAIYLIFWPLPYNIVVMLVLTVLFSIVGQMGDLVQSAYKRYYGVKDSGKILPGHGGILDRFDSLLFVFPLMHLVGLF from the coding sequence ATGAAACAAAGAATAATAACTGCTGTCGTGGCACTAGCGTTTTTCATACCTTTAATTATTTTAGGGAGTATGCCACTTCAAATTTTAGCTGCTGCAATGGCAGGCGTTGGTGTGTATGAATTATTTAATATGAGAGGATTGGAAATCAAGAGTTTAGAAGGAGCCTTAGCTATTTTAGGTTCAGTCTTACTAGTTTTACCAAAAGAAACATGGTTTTCATTCTTACCAGAAAAAGTAGACAACGTGGCACTTTTCTATTTAATTGTTATGTTTATTCTAATGGTACCTGTGTTTTCGAAAAATACGTACACTTTTGATGATGCTGCGTTTCCTGTATTAGTCAGTCTGTATGTAGGAATAGGCTTCCAGAACTTTATTGCAGCTCGTGAAGCAGGAATCCAAGTATTAATGTTTGCATTATTCGTTGTCTGGGCAACAGATATCGGCGCCTATTTTTGTGGTATGAAATTTGGTAAAAATAAGTTGGCACCAAATATTTCACCAAACAAAACAATCGAAGGTTCAATTGGTGGTATTTTATGTGCCGTAGTGGTTGCAGCAATCTATTTGATTTTCTGGCCATTACCATATAATATTGTTGTAATGCTTGTTTTAACGGTTCTTTTCTCAATTGTAGGTCAAATGGGTGATTTAGTTCAATCAGCTTATAAAAGATATTACGGAGTTAAAGATTCAGGGAAAATATTACCGGGTCATGGTGGTATTTTAGACCGTTTTGATAGTTTATTATTTGTATTTCCATTAATGCATTTAGTTGGTTTGTTTTAA
- a CDS encoding isoprenyl transferase, producing MFNFFVKDKKEVSEGTTFDSTKEIPKHIAVIMDGNGRWAQRKLLPRIAGHKEGMNNVKTITTHASRLGVKVLTLYAFSTENWKRPTDEVNFLMKLPVDFFDVFVPELIKENVRVNVMGYKEFLPEHTQRAVENAIEQTKDNTGMILNFALNYGSRAEILTAVNELVDLAREGQVTGEVNEEQFSKHLMTASLGEELQDPDLLIRTSGEERISNFLLWQIAYSELFFTDAYWPDFTTSHLEEAIGTFQLRTRRFGGLKEKTEGVK from the coding sequence ATGTTTAATTTTTTTGTAAAAGATAAAAAAGAAGTAAGTGAAGGAACAACTTTTGATAGTACTAAAGAAATACCTAAGCATATCGCTGTGATTATGGATGGTAACGGTCGTTGGGCACAAAGAAAGTTACTTCCAAGAATTGCTGGACATAAGGAAGGCATGAATAATGTAAAAACGATCACGACACATGCTAGTCGCTTAGGGGTTAAAGTGTTAACATTATATGCTTTTTCCACTGAAAATTGGAAACGTCCAACAGATGAAGTTAATTTTCTAATGAAATTACCTGTTGATTTTTTTGATGTTTTCGTACCAGAATTAATCAAAGAAAACGTTCGTGTGAATGTGATGGGCTATAAAGAGTTTTTACCGGAACATACACAACGAGCTGTCGAGAATGCGATTGAACAAACGAAAGACAATACAGGGATGATTTTAAATTTTGCCTTAAATTATGGAAGCCGTGCCGAAATTTTGACTGCTGTTAACGAACTAGTTGATTTAGCAAGAGAAGGTCAAGTTACAGGTGAGGTGAATGAGGAGCAATTTTCAAAACATTTAATGACAGCTTCTTTAGGTGAAGAATTACAAGATCCTGATTTGTTGATTAGAACAAGTGGTGAAGAGAGAATCAGTAATTTTCTACTTTGGCAGATTGCGTATAGTGAGTTATTCTTTACTGACGCTTATTGGCCTGATTTTACAACAAGTCACTTGGAAGAAGCGATTGGCACGTTCCAACTTAGAACAAGACGCTTTGGAGGATTAAAAGAAAAGACAGAAGGAGTCAAGTAA
- the frr gene encoding ribosome recycling factor codes for MQKVVLNDAKEKMTKSEESLQRELGQIRAGRANASLLDRITVDYYGAQTPLNQIAGISIPEARILMITPFDKSALENIEKALMASDIGISPTNDGTVIRLVIPQLTEERRKELAKEVGKNGENAKVAVRNIRRDALDELKKLEKSKDISEDELRTLEKDVQDITDASTKNIDKIVSAKEEELLEV; via the coding sequence ATGCAAAAAGTAGTATTAAATGATGCCAAAGAAAAAATGACTAAGTCAGAAGAAAGCTTACAACGTGAATTAGGACAAATTAGAGCAGGTCGCGCTAATGCCAGTCTTTTAGACCGTATCACTGTTGATTATTACGGTGCTCAAACACCATTAAATCAAATTGCAGGGATTTCAATTCCAGAAGCACGTATCTTAATGATCACACCATTTGATAAATCAGCTTTAGAAAACATTGAAAAAGCATTGATGGCAAGTGATATTGGAATTAGCCCAACTAATGATGGAACAGTTATTCGTTTAGTGATTCCTCAGTTAACTGAAGAACGCCGTAAAGAGCTTGCTAAAGAAGTAGGTAAAAATGGTGAAAATGCTAAAGTGGCTGTTAGAAATATCCGTCGTGATGCTTTAGATGAACTTAAAAAATTAGAAAAATCTAAAGATATTTCTGAAGATGAATTACGTACTTTAGAAAAAGATGTTCAAGATATTACAGATGCCAGCACAAAAAATATCGATAAAATCGTATCTGCTAAAGAAGAAGAATTACTAGAAGTTTAA
- the pyrH gene encoding UMP kinase — protein sequence MTEPKYRRVLLKVSGEALAGEKGFGINPPVVNELIKEIKEVHSLGVEVAIVVGGGNIWRGTIGAEMGMERAQADYMGMLATVMNGLALQDTLENQGVPTRVQTSIEMRQIAEPYIRRRAVRHLEKGRVVIFAGGTGNPYFTTDTTAALRAVEINADVILMAKNNVDGVYSADPKLDANATKFEELTHLDVISKGLSVMDSTASSLSMDNDIPLVVFNINESGNIKRVCLGEQIGTTVRGK from the coding sequence ATGACAGAACCAAAATATCGTAGAGTATTACTGAAAGTTAGTGGCGAAGCACTTGCAGGAGAAAAAGGCTTTGGTATTAACCCACCAGTCGTAAACGAGTTAATTAAAGAAATTAAAGAAGTTCACAGCTTAGGTGTTGAAGTGGCTATCGTTGTTGGTGGCGGTAATATTTGGCGTGGTACTATCGGAGCTGAAATGGGAATGGAACGTGCCCAAGCCGATTATATGGGAATGTTAGCTACTGTAATGAATGGTCTTGCTTTACAAGATACACTTGAAAATCAAGGTGTTCCAACAAGAGTTCAAACATCCATTGAAATGAGACAAATTGCTGAACCTTATATTAGACGTCGTGCGGTAAGACATTTAGAAAAAGGTCGTGTAGTTATTTTTGCTGGTGGAACGGGTAACCCTTATTTCACAACAGATACAACTGCAGCATTAAGAGCCGTAGAGATTAACGCTGATGTTATCTTGATGGCCAAAAATAATGTGGATGGTGTTTATTCAGCAGATCCTAAATTAGATGCTAATGCAACTAAATTCGAAGAATTAACTCATTTAGATGTTATTTCAAAAGGTCTGTCAGTTATGGACTCAACAGCAAGTAGTTTAAGTATGGATAATGATATTCCGTTAGTTGTGTTTAATATCAATGAATCAGGTAATATAAAACGTGTTTGTTTAGGTGAACAAATCGGAACAACTGTGAGGGGGAAATAA
- the tsf gene encoding translation elongation factor Ts encodes MSKITATMVKELRDLTGVGMMDAKRALVEVEGDLEKAIDLLREKGMAKAGKKNDRIAAEGLANVHVAGNTAAIVEINSETDFVAKNELFQNLVKDVARLVAENKPANMEEALAIKTEKGTIETDVIEATTVIGERINFRRFELLEKEDNAAFGGYLHMGGKIAVLTLIEGTTDEEPAKDIAMHVAAINPRYVTKDEVSQEELEHEKKVLTEQALNEGKPANIVEKMVMGRMNKFLAEVCLVDQPFVKDPDTTVEKFAASKGATVKTFVRFEVGEGIEKREEDFAAEVMSQMK; translated from the coding sequence ATGTCTAAAATTACAGCTACTATGGTTAAAGAATTACGTGACTTAACTGGTGTTGGTATGATGGATGCTAAACGTGCTTTAGTTGAAGTTGAAGGAGATTTAGAAAAAGCTATTGATTTATTAAGAGAAAAAGGTATGGCAAAAGCTGGTAAGAAAAATGATCGTATCGCTGCAGAAGGTTTAGCAAACGTACACGTTGCTGGAAACACTGCTGCAATCGTAGAAATTAACTCAGAAACTGACTTTGTTGCTAAAAATGAATTATTCCAAAACTTGGTTAAAGATGTAGCTAGATTAGTTGCTGAAAACAAACCAGCTAATATGGAAGAAGCATTAGCAATTAAAACTGAAAAAGGTACAATCGAAACTGACGTTATTGAAGCAACAACAGTAATCGGTGAAAGAATTAACTTCCGTCGCTTTGAATTACTTGAAAAAGAAGATAACGCTGCTTTCGGTGGTTACTTACACATGGGTGGTAAAATCGCTGTTTTAACTCTTATTGAAGGAACAACAGACGAAGAACCAGCTAAAGATATCGCAATGCACGTTGCAGCTATCAACCCTCGTTATGTAACTAAAGATGAAGTTTCTCAAGAAGAATTAGAACATGAGAAAAAAGTCTTAACTGAACAAGCATTAAACGAAGGCAAACCAGCCAATATCGTTGAAAAAATGGTTATGGGACGCATGAACAAATTCTTAGCAGAAGTATGTTTAGTTGACCAACCATTTGTTAAAGATCCAGACACAACTGTTGAAAAATTTGCAGCTTCAAAAGGCGCTACTGTTAAAACATTTGTACGTTTTGAAGTCGGCGAAGGAATCGAAAAACGTGAAGAAGATTTCGCTGCAGAAGTTATGAGCCAAATGAAATAA
- the rpsB gene encoding 30S ribosomal protein S2 — MAVISMKQLLEAGVHFGHQTRRWNPKMKRYIFTERNGIYIIDLQKTVRLVDDAYNYMRNVAEEGGIALFVGTKKQAQEAIKDEAIRSGQYYVNHRWLGGTLTNWDTIQKRIGRLKAINKMEEAGTFEVLPKKEVAGLNKERERLEKFLGGIADMPRIPDVMFIVDPRKERIAVQEAHKLNIPIVAMVDTNCDPDEIDVVIPSNDDAIRAVKLISAKMADAFIEGRQGEDEVSEETFASETTEAPSIEEIVEAVEGKNAE; from the coding sequence ATGGCAGTAATTTCAATGAAACAGTTACTAGAAGCTGGTGTACACTTTGGTCACCAAACTCGTCGCTGGAACCCAAAAATGAAGAGATACATCTTCACAGAAAGAAACGGAATCTACATCATCGATTTACAAAAAACAGTTCGTTTAGTAGACGATGCTTACAACTACATGAGAAATGTAGCTGAAGAAGGCGGAATCGCTTTATTCGTAGGTACTAAAAAACAAGCTCAAGAAGCTATTAAAGATGAAGCTATCCGCTCTGGTCAATACTATGTAAACCACAGATGGTTAGGTGGAACTTTAACTAACTGGGATACAATCCAAAAACGTATCGGTCGTTTAAAAGCAATCAACAAAATGGAAGAAGCTGGAACTTTCGAAGTACTTCCTAAAAAAGAAGTTGCTGGATTAAACAAAGAACGTGAACGTTTAGAAAAATTCTTAGGTGGTATCGCTGATATGCCAAGAATTCCAGACGTTATGTTTATCGTTGACCCACGTAAAGAACGTATTGCAGTTCAAGAAGCTCATAAATTAAATATCCCTATCGTGGCTATGGTTGATACTAACTGTGATCCAGATGAGATTGATGTAGTTATCCCATCAAACGATGACGCTATCCGCGCCGTTAAATTAATTTCAGCTAAAATGGCTGATGCATTCATCGAAGGTCGTCAAGGCGAAGATGAAGTAAGTGAAGAAACATTTGCAAGCGAAACAACTGAAGCACCTTCAATCGAAGAAATCGTTGAAGCTGTTGAAGGAAAAAACGCTGAGTAA
- a CDS encoding histidine phosphatase family protein — protein sequence MTTFFCVRHGKTEYNLNKIFQGGLVDSPLLPEGIENAKKVGTYLSDIAFDRAFASPQKRAQDTALNILQNHPTAIQLETINDLREMEFGTWDGLPEENFHHLEEFQHLVNEPHLYDPTDFQGESFDTLIQRLLAVFNDLSYTYPNDTILIVSHGLALQTILKHLDGSPLSKLREGKFLDNTSVTVIENSDKRDVYNIIKWNDTSYLD from the coding sequence ATGACAACATTTTTTTGTGTAAGACATGGTAAAACTGAATATAACTTAAATAAAATTTTCCAAGGAGGGCTTGTTGATTCGCCTCTTTTACCAGAAGGTATTGAGAACGCAAAAAAAGTGGGCACTTATTTAAGTGATATAGCATTTGATCGCGCATTTGCTAGTCCACAAAAAAGAGCACAAGACACAGCACTTAATATCCTTCAGAATCATCCCACAGCCATTCAACTTGAAACAATTAATGATTTGCGTGAAATGGAATTTGGGACTTGGGACGGATTACCTGAGGAAAACTTTCATCATTTAGAGGAATTTCAACATTTAGTAAATGAACCTCATTTATATGATCCTACTGATTTTCAAGGAGAAAGTTTCGATACTTTGATTCAACGACTTCTAGCTGTTTTTAACGATTTAAGCTATACCTATCCTAATGATACTATTTTGATTGTTTCACACGGTTTAGCTCTTCAAACCATTTTAAAACATTTAGATGGCTCTCCTCTATCAAAACTTAGAGAAGGAAAATTTCTTGACAATACCAGCGTAACTGTTATTGAAAACTCTGATAAAAGAGATGTTTACAACATTATCAAATGGAATGACACCAGTTACTTAGACTAA
- a CDS encoding MBL fold metallo-hydrolase → MIQVKQIVTGAIEENCYLIYNNNNLLIVDPGNDAEHIKQEINSLEKKPTAILITHAHYDHIGALEEIRNTYNIPVYISPIEQSWLSDATLNFSGLMHHNDMADIVCQPAEFEFENYHNYTLGDMSFKVVPTPGHSPGSLSFIFDTFVITGDALFSGSIGRTDLPFGDSQTLLHSIQTELFTLDDAMIAYPGHREPTTIGKEKLTNPFFQ, encoded by the coding sequence ATGATTCAAGTGAAACAAATCGTAACAGGGGCAATTGAAGAAAATTGCTACTTAATCTATAACAACAACAACCTTTTAATCGTTGACCCAGGAAACGACGCTGAGCATATTAAACAAGAAATAAACAGTCTTGAAAAAAAACCGACTGCTATATTAATTACGCATGCTCATTATGATCATATTGGAGCCTTAGAAGAAATCAGAAATACCTACAACATTCCTGTTTATATCAGCCCGATTGAACAAAGTTGGTTATCTGATGCGACATTGAATTTTTCAGGTTTAATGCATCATAATGATATGGCTGATATTGTTTGCCAACCTGCTGAATTTGAATTCGAAAATTATCACAACTATACGTTAGGCGATATGAGCTTCAAAGTCGTTCCAACCCCAGGACACTCACCAGGAAGTCTAAGTTTTATTTTTGATACATTTGTTATTACCGGTGATGCTTTATTTAGCGGAAGTATTGGACGAACTGATTTACCTTTTGGTGACAGCCAAACATTACTTCATAGCATCCAAACAGAATTATTTACTTTAGATGACGCGATGATTGCTTACCCAGGACATAGAGAACCAACAACGATAGGTAAAGAAAAATTAACCAACCCATTTTTCCAATAG
- a CDS encoding PTS sugar transporter subunit IIA: protein MFGMFKKNKKADSNVSTDIYAVATGEVVSIDKVNDPVFSQKMMGDGFAVIPTSGDVYSPVAGEIMSIFPTKHALGIRMASGLEILLHMGIDTVELGGEPFDIKVKEGDKVSANTLIAKIDLAFLANASKPNDLVVAITNTADNLESLTLTKTGTASAGEVIGNVKAK from the coding sequence ATGTTTGGTATGTTTAAAAAGAATAAAAAAGCGGACTCAAATGTAAGTACTGATATTTATGCTGTAGCTACAGGTGAAGTCGTAAGTATTGATAAAGTGAATGATCCTGTATTTTCACAAAAAATGATGGGTGATGGATTTGCTGTTATTCCAACAAGTGGTGATGTTTATTCTCCAGTTGCAGGTGAAATTATGAGTATCTTTCCAACAAAACATGCGTTAGGAATTAGAATGGCGAGTGGTTTAGAAATTTTATTGCATATGGGAATTGATACGGTAGAACTTGGCGGAGAACCTTTTGATATCAAAGTTAAAGAAGGAGACAAAGTATCAGCTAACACCTTGATTGCCAAGATTGATTTAGCCTTTTTAGCTAATGCTAGTAAACCGAATGATTTAGTTGTGGCGATTACGAATACAGCAGATAATTTAGAGAGCCTAACATTAACTAAGACAGGTACTGCAAGTGCAGGTGAAGTCATTGGTAATGTGAAAGCAAAATAA
- a CDS encoding undecaprenyl-diphosphate phosphatase, translating to MDLINMLKVIFLGIVEGITEWLPISSTGHLILVDEFIKLDASKDFMEMFNVVIQLGAIMAVVVLYFSKLNPFSPSKTGGQKRATWTLWFKVVVACLPAALIGPFVDDYLEAHFHSFLPVSIMLIVYGILFIVVENRNKGKEPITQTMGSLTYQTAFIIGLFQVLALIPGTSRSGATIIGAIIFGCSRYVAAEFTFFLGIPIMFGASALKIVKFLMKGNSFDSTQTMLLLTGSVVAFVVSIFAIKFLMNYIKKNDFKAFGWYRIILGSLIIAYWLIFK from the coding sequence ATGGATTTAATTAATATGTTAAAAGTAATCTTTTTAGGAATTGTTGAAGGGATTACAGAATGGCTCCCTATCAGTAGCACGGGACATTTAATTTTAGTCGACGAATTTATCAAACTGGATGCTTCAAAAGATTTTATGGAAATGTTTAACGTGGTTATCCAATTAGGTGCAATTATGGCGGTTGTGGTCCTTTACTTTAGTAAACTGAACCCCTTCTCACCTTCTAAAACAGGTGGACAAAAAAGGGCTACTTGGACATTATGGTTTAAGGTTGTCGTAGCATGTTTACCTGCAGCTTTAATCGGCCCCTTTGTAGATGATTACCTAGAAGCACATTTCCACTCATTTTTACCAGTTTCTATCATGTTAATTGTTTATGGGATTTTATTTATTGTTGTTGAGAATCGCAATAAAGGGAAAGAACCTATTACTCAGACAATGGGAAGTTTAACTTATCAAACAGCTTTTATCATCGGGTTATTCCAAGTCTTGGCATTAATTCCAGGTACTTCACGTTCTGGAGCGACAATTATTGGTGCCATTATTTTTGGTTGTTCTCGTTATGTCGCAGCTGAATTTACCTTCTTTTTAGGAATTCCAATTATGTTTGGAGCTAGCGCTTTGAAAATAGTTAAGTTCCTTATGAAAGGTAATTCTTTTGATTCAACTCAAACAATGTTACTTCTAACAGGTAGTGTTGTGGCTTTTGTGGTTTCGATCTTTGCTATCAAGTTCTTAATGAACTACATTAAAAAGAACGACTTCAAAGCGTTTGGTTGGTACCGTATCATTTTAGGAAGTTTAATCATTGCTTATTGGTTAATTTTCAAATAA